A genomic stretch from Bosea sp. F3-2 includes:
- a CDS encoding GMC family oxidoreductase: MRIVADGAVPIPSSIVDKVFDTVVIGGGTAGCVVASRLSESPNHHVLLIEAGADHSRAREPESVLDTFPRSYTDPQFTWPGLVAAQRESGAAEPFIQARVLGGGSMVMGMHALRGLPADFEEWQDAGATGWGWDGVRPYFQKLEHDLERDIGPYGTKGPIPIWRHSPKEWPPFAQALASVLASGGFARGEDVNSSSEDGLYPMPYNTHGGVRITAPKAYLKEGVRRRQNLTILTQAFVRKLLLSDRQAQAVLIDVQGRSVAIRARQFVLSAGAIQSPAILLRSGIGPASHLRECGINVAADRPGVGSNLLNHPMLRVACRLKTGKRHPHAIRPHGNSVLRYSSQKDGCPASDMLMFILGKTSWHPLGETIGALGMSVYKSYSRGEIRLNQSADQDLPKISFRLLSDERDLERMTDAFGFAAALLAHDTVSPMISKVFVPGKSPLISRLALPGFRNHLLSYGLSKAMDIAPPLERWLIRLVSAAYDAAAPKRELRDFVREATVGMFHPCGTCRMGSTSDPDVVVGPDGGVVGFRNLIVADASIMPTIPRANTFLSTLMIGEKISDHIACE, encoded by the coding sequence ATGAGGATCGTGGCGGACGGTGCAGTGCCAATTCCATCTTCGATAGTCGACAAGGTATTCGATACTGTCGTTATTGGCGGCGGCACCGCCGGCTGCGTCGTCGCTTCTCGTCTTTCCGAAAGTCCAAATCATCATGTTCTACTGATCGAGGCTGGTGCTGACCATAGCCGCGCGCGCGAGCCGGAAAGCGTTCTAGACACGTTTCCTCGTTCGTATACCGATCCGCAGTTCACATGGCCCGGCCTCGTTGCTGCGCAACGGGAATCCGGCGCGGCGGAGCCATTCATTCAGGCGAGGGTACTTGGCGGCGGCTCGATGGTGATGGGCATGCACGCGCTACGTGGGCTGCCCGCTGATTTTGAAGAATGGCAAGACGCAGGCGCGACTGGCTGGGGATGGGACGGCGTTCGTCCTTATTTCCAGAAGCTCGAACATGACCTTGAGCGCGACATTGGGCCGTATGGAACCAAGGGACCAATCCCGATCTGGCGTCATTCTCCTAAGGAATGGCCGCCGTTCGCGCAGGCACTCGCATCGGTACTTGCCAGCGGCGGCTTCGCACGGGGCGAAGACGTTAACAGCTCGTCAGAGGACGGGCTCTATCCGATGCCGTATAATACCCATGGCGGGGTTCGGATTACTGCGCCTAAGGCGTATCTGAAGGAGGGTGTAAGGCGGCGGCAAAACCTGACGATCCTCACCCAAGCGTTTGTCCGGAAATTGTTACTTTCCGACCGCCAGGCGCAGGCTGTATTAATTGACGTCCAAGGGCGCTCGGTCGCGATTAGGGCGCGTCAGTTCGTGCTTTCGGCTGGAGCAATCCAATCGCCGGCGATCTTGCTAAGATCCGGCATAGGCCCAGCATCCCACCTTCGAGAATGCGGAATTAACGTGGCCGCGGATCGGCCGGGCGTCGGATCGAACCTGCTCAACCATCCCATGCTTCGGGTCGCCTGTCGTCTTAAGACGGGAAAGCGCCATCCCCACGCAATCCGGCCTCACGGAAATAGCGTCCTGCGCTATTCGTCGCAAAAAGACGGCTGCCCAGCCAGCGACATGTTGATGTTTATCCTAGGTAAAACATCATGGCATCCCCTTGGCGAAACTATCGGTGCCTTGGGAATGTCGGTCTATAAATCTTACTCACGTGGTGAGATTAGACTGAATCAGTCAGCCGATCAGGATCTGCCAAAGATATCGTTCCGCCTCTTATCGGACGAGCGCGACCTCGAGCGCATGACCGACGCTTTCGGATTCGCGGCTGCGCTTTTGGCTCACGATACCGTGTCGCCGATGATCTCAAAGGTCTTCGTTCCCGGAAAATCGCCTCTTATTTCGCGTTTGGCTCTGCCGGGCTTTCGTAACCACCTGCTTAGCTATGGCCTATCGAAGGCCATGGATATCGCGCCACCCTTGGAGCGTTGGCTCATTCGGCTTGTTAGCGCTGCGTACGACGCTGCGGCGCCCAAGCGGGAGCTGAGAGACTTTGTACGCGAGGCGACAGTGGGGATGTTTCATCCATGCGGTACCTGTCGCATGGGCTCCACTTCTGATCCTGACGTTGTCGTGGGGCCGGATGGGGGCGTCGTTGGCTTCCGCAATCTAATCGTCGCCGATGCTTCGATAATGCCGACGATCCCTCGGGCAAATACGTTTCTCAGTACTCTCATGATCGGGGAAAAGATCTCTGATCATATCGCTTGCGAATAA
- a CDS encoding ABC transporter substrate-binding protein encodes MPINRREYLKLSTALAAGAAMPAISPKGANAQSRADTLRHVMGAVFSSLDPSFAGATRESFPFSVNVYDRLVGFGRREVPGGYMFDINNVRGEVAERIDKSADGRSYVLHIRPGTTWHDGSPVEIDDIKWSLDRAVTAISNAKAQMAAGSMTDPEQFKVVGERQIEIRTEKSDRLTLPTLCLPYMPMFNSKLVKRNAASDDPWGINWLKENVAGGGAYIVESNRPGQQVTIKRNENWKNGEGGRLPFFQRVIIQTIPDVSARASLLERGDADLTLDAAASDIPGLEQRGAVRVVAVPQSNAWQSIAFNMTAAPFDDPKLRQAVAAALPYEDMFKAALFQRGKPLFGAKWSEPPEAAFPQPMPNAFNLERARAILAESGYPKGLKINFSFPAAVSSTVEPMGALIKESLGKIGIEVTVQKLPDAQMVTMVSERRLHMFFDFFTSWMPTPDYVTRVFLIATTRWNPSGWSDPVVARLAEEARYERDQAVYDQKVKQIIKRFQEAVPIAMLWHPNHDAVIAKNIQGYTYYYHRGADYRDLRRV; translated from the coding sequence ATGCCAATCAACCGTCGGGAATATCTGAAACTCTCTACCGCTCTGGCTGCGGGGGCGGCCATGCCAGCTATTTCTCCGAAAGGGGCAAATGCCCAGTCGCGCGCTGACACGCTGCGACATGTCATGGGAGCGGTGTTCTCATCGCTTGATCCGTCGTTTGCTGGAGCGACGCGTGAGAGCTTTCCGTTTTCCGTCAACGTATACGATCGGCTTGTCGGTTTCGGCCGCCGTGAGGTGCCCGGCGGCTACATGTTCGATATCAATAACGTCCGCGGCGAAGTCGCGGAACGCATCGATAAATCGGCGGACGGCAGGTCATATGTCCTCCACATCCGTCCGGGCACAACATGGCACGATGGGTCGCCCGTCGAAATCGACGACATCAAATGGTCGCTTGATCGCGCGGTGACGGCCATCTCGAATGCCAAGGCCCAGATGGCCGCTGGTTCGATGACTGACCCCGAGCAGTTCAAGGTTGTCGGAGAACGACAGATCGAAATTCGCACGGAGAAGTCAGACCGGCTGACGTTGCCGACACTTTGTCTGCCGTATATGCCCATGTTCAACAGCAAGTTGGTCAAGCGCAACGCGGCCTCCGATGATCCCTGGGGCATCAACTGGCTGAAAGAGAATGTCGCCGGTGGCGGTGCTTACATTGTCGAAAGCAACCGCCCAGGGCAGCAGGTGACCATCAAACGGAACGAAAACTGGAAGAATGGAGAGGGTGGCAGGCTGCCGTTCTTCCAGCGGGTCATCATCCAGACCATTCCTGACGTCTCGGCTCGGGCAAGCCTGCTTGAAAGGGGGGACGCGGACCTCACCCTGGATGCGGCTGCGAGCGACATCCCAGGCCTTGAGCAGCGTGGGGCAGTGCGAGTAGTCGCCGTTCCACAGTCGAACGCTTGGCAGTCCATAGCGTTCAACATGACGGCGGCACCATTCGACGATCCCAAACTTCGACAAGCCGTCGCGGCGGCGCTTCCCTACGAGGACATGTTCAAGGCTGCTCTGTTCCAACGCGGCAAGCCGCTGTTCGGCGCGAAATGGTCTGAACCGCCGGAAGCCGCCTTTCCTCAGCCGATGCCTAACGCGTTCAATCTAGAACGGGCCCGGGCCATCCTGGCTGAAAGCGGTTATCCGAAGGGATTGAAGATCAATTTCAGCTTTCCGGCTGCGGTCTCGTCGACGGTTGAGCCGATGGGAGCGTTGATTAAAGAGAGCCTTGGCAAGATCGGCATCGAAGTGACCGTTCAGAAGCTGCCGGACGCGCAGATGGTCACGATGGTTTCGGAACGTCGCCTTCACATGTTCTTCGACTTCTTCACCTCGTGGATGCCGACCCCAGACTATGTCACTCGCGTCTTCCTGATCGCGACGACGCGCTGGAATCCGAGCGGGTGGAGCGACCCCGTGGTGGCTCGGCTTGCCGAAGAGGCCAGATACGAGCGGGATCAAGCGGTCTACGACCAGAAGGTCAAACAGATCATCAAGCGTTTCCAAGAGGCTGTGCCGATTGCGATGCTCTGGCATCCGAACCACGACGCCGTGATCGCCAAGAACATTCAAGGGTACACCTATTATTACCATCGCGGCGCCGATTACCGCGACCTGCGCCGTGTCTGA